A region from the Gavia stellata isolate bGavSte3 chromosome 12, bGavSte3.hap2, whole genome shotgun sequence genome encodes:
- the LOC132317905 gene encoding uncharacterized protein LOC132317905, whose protein sequence is MRCRWPPRPRCASSSTRGGEPCQLWALLWRGVPVVHLQLRASAASSLHRRLSAASGAHLETGGRTSRPDSWTSRPGRPESWAERQQPPVRREKPPRPPPPRFPRPDSRTSQQDNSESWSRSDQPLVQTEKPASPPSQQFPRPDSRTTHHDTSESSSRRDQPPVQKEKPPRPPPPRFPRPDSRTSHQENSESWSQHDQPLVRTEKPASPPSPQFPRPDSRTSHQENSESWSRRDQPLVRTEKPASPPSPQFPCQDSRTTHHDTSESSSRRDQPPVQKEKPPRPPPPRFPRPDSRTSQQDKSESSSRRDQPPVQKEKPPRPPPPQFSRPDSRTSHHVNSESSSRHNQPLVQNEKLPQPPSPPPLPPPGPSPANLQLRSQPGTRQPQREGHPRPSRPLLRPSSMG, encoded by the coding sequence ATGAGGTGCAGGTGGCCACCTCGGCCACGGTGTGCCAGCAGCTCCACCCGCGGTGGCGAGCCTTGCCAGCTCTGGGCCCTGCTGTGGAGGGGAGTCCCTGTGGTCCACCTGCAGCTCAGGGCCTCAGCagcctcctctctccacaggcgCCTCTCTGCAGCTTCAGGAGCCCACCTGGAAACCGGCGGCCGCACCTCACGCCCGGACAGCTGGAccagccgccccggccgcccTGAGAGCTGGGCTGAACGCCAGCAGCCGCCGGTCCGGAGAGAAAAGCcaccgcggccgcccccgccaCGGTTCCCGCGCCCAGACAGCCGGACCAGCCAGCAAGACAACTCTGAGAGCTGGTCCCGAAGTGACCAGCCGCTGGTCCAGACAGAAAAGCCGGCGAGCCCACCCTCCCAACAGTTCCCACGCCCGGACAGCCGGACCACCCACCATGACACCTCTGAGAGCTCGTCCCGACGTGACCAGCCGCCGGtccaaaaggaaaagccacCGCGCCCGCCCCCACCACGGTTCCCGCGCCCGGACAGCCGGACCAGCCATCAGGAGAACTCTGAGAGCTGGTCCCAACATGACCAGCCGCTAGTCCGGACAGAAAAGCCGGCGAGCCCACCCTCCCCACAGTTCCCACGCCCGGACAGCCGCACCAGCCATCAGGAGAACTCTGAGAGCTGGTCCCGACGTGACCAGCCGCTGGTCCGGACAGAAAAGCCGGCGAGCCCACCCTCCCCACAGTTCCCGTGCCAGGACAGCCGCACCACCCACCATGACACCTCTGAGAGCTCGTCCCGACGTGACCAGCCGCCGGtccaaaaggaaaagccaccgcgcccgcccccgccaCGGTTCCCGCGCCCGGACAGCCGGACCAGCCAGCAAGACAAATCTGAGAGCTCGTCCCGACGCGACCAGCCGCCGGtccaaaaggaaaagccaccgcgcccgcccccgccaCAGTTCTCGCGCCCGGACAGCCGGACCAGCCACCATGTCAATTCCGAGAGCTCGTCCCGACATAACCAGCCGCTGGTCCAAAACGAAAAACTGCCGCAGCCACCCTCCCCACcgcccctgcccccccccggcccaTCACCGGCCAACCTCCAGCTCCGCAGTCAGCCCGGCACCCGCCAGCCCCAACGAGAAGGGCACCCCCGACCCTCAAGACCGCTGCTCCGGCCCTCCAGCATGGGCTGA